A window from Acinonyx jubatus isolate Ajub_Pintada_27869175 chromosome E1, VMU_Ajub_asm_v1.0, whole genome shotgun sequence encodes these proteins:
- the TMEM11 gene encoding transmembrane protein 11, mitochondrial isoform X2 has translation MLRVSLSATDCYIVHEIYNGENAQDQFEYELEQALEAQYKYIVIEPTRIGDETARWITVGNCLHKTTVLAGTACLFTPLALPLDYSHYISLPAGVLSLACCTLYGISWQFDPCCKYQVEYDAYKLSRLPLHTLTSSTPVVLVRKDDLHRKRLHNTIALAALVYCVKKIYELYAV, from the coding sequence GGTGAGCTTGTCGGCCACAGACTGTTACATCGTGCACGAGATCTACAATGGGGAGAACGCCCAAGACCAGTTTGAGTACGAGCTGGAGCAGGCCCTGGAAGCCCAGTACAAGTACATCGTGATCGAGCCCACGCGCATCGGCGACGAGACTGCCCGCTGGATCACCGTGGGCAACTGCCTGCACAAGACCACCGTGCTGGCGGGCACCGCCTGCCTCTTCACCCCGTTGGCGCTGCCCTTAGATTACTCCCACTACATCTCCCTGCCCGCAGGCGTGCTCAGCCTGGCCTGCTGCACCCTCTACGGCATCTCCTGGCAGTTTGACCCTTGCTGCAAGTACCAAGTGGAGTACGACGCCTATAAACTGTCCCGCCTGCCCCTGCACACACTCACTTCGTCCACCCCGGTGGTGCTGGTCCGGAAGGACGACCTGCACAGAAAGAGACTGCACAACACGATAGCACTCGCCGCCCTGGTGTACTGTGTAAAGAAGATTTACGAACTCTATGCCGTATGA